A DNA window from Arachis duranensis cultivar V14167 chromosome 3, aradu.V14167.gnm2.J7QH, whole genome shotgun sequence contains the following coding sequences:
- the LOC107480021 gene encoding uncharacterized protein LOC107480021 has product MGFGIRWRTWVKECVTTASMSVLINGSPTKPFKMERGLKQGDPLSPFLFVLVDDVLHRMVGEAVRNSRISPLLVGRDNIELSHLQFADDTILFYPQETETLVNYKRLLRCFELMSGLSINFEKSSLISVNSEKEWVTSMCGLLGCGEAILPVSLPVYYLSLYKMPKGVAEKIIGLQRRFLWSKEDGNNGIPLVKWEVVQALKKLGVGPNFNVIKPTFAIKRGPWKDICQLNIKEQQARDMMIRGLSMEVGNGRNIRFWEDEWLQDGSLKECFPRLFSVSNQQGSVIGECGFWDGLEWVLQNETLPDDITSYNFTSSIWRGLVPPRVELFAWFVLVGRVWCAWLTFFDRAWAIPGTTKEFYESWIEAIGRKSEQRKWLIEFCAVIWNIWLEQNNRVFQQVETNVEGLKIMSFLSYKEWCGVDPFGC; this is encoded by the exons ATGGGTTTTGGTATTAGATGGAGGACCTGGGTAAAGGAATGTGTGACTACAGCATCTATGTCAGTGTTGATCAATGGGTCACCAACCAAGCCGTTCAAGATGGAGAGGGGCCTCAAACAAGGCGATCCTCTCTCTCCTTTCCTGTTTGTTCTCGTTGATGACGTTTTGCACAGGATGGTGGGGGAGGCGGTTAGAAATAGTAGAATATCTCCACTGCTGGTGGGAAGGGACAATATAGAATTGTCGCATCTCCAATTTGCAGACGACACCATCTTATTTTATCCACAGGAAACAGAGACGCTAGTGAATTACAAGAGGCTCCTACGTTGTTTTGAGTTAATGTCAGGCCTGAGTATCAACTTTGAAAAATCGAGCCTAATTTCAGTCAACTCTGAGAAGGAATGGGTGACGAGTATGTGTGGTCTGTTGGGTTGTGGCGAAGCGATATTACCTGTCAG CCTGCCGGTTTACTACTTAAGCTTGTATAAGATGCCAAAGGGGGTTGCAGAAAAGATCATTGGGCTTCAAAGAAGGTTCCTGTGGAGTAAAGAAGATGGGAATAACGGGATACCACTGGTGAAATGGGAGGTAGTTCAGGCTCTGAAAAAGCTAGGAG TTGGACCCAACTTTAATGTTATCAAACCAACCTTTGCCATCAAGAGGGGGCCGTGGAAAGATATTTGCCAGCTTAATATTAAGGAGCAACAGGCAAGAGATATGATGATCAGGGGTCTGTCGATGGAGGTGGGAAATGGTAGGAACATTCGTTTTTGGGAGGATGAGTGGTTACAAGATGGCTCTTTGAAAGAATGTTTTCCAAGACTCTTCTCTGTTTCAAATCAACAAGGATCCGTAATAGGGGAAtgtgggttttgggatgggCTAGAGTGG GTGCTACAAAATGAGACTCTCCCAGACGACATCACGAGTTACAACTTCACAAGCTCCATTTGGAGAGGCTTGGTTCCTCCAAGAGTTGAACTCTTTGCTTGGTTTGTGCTAGTAGGCAGG GTGTGGTGTGCATGGCTGACGTTTTTTGATAGAGCTTGGGCCATCCCGGGAACCACTAAAGAGTTTTATGAGAGCTGGATCGAAGCAATAGGTAGGAAGTCTGAGCAAAGAAAATGGCTGATAGAATTCTGTGCGGTTATTTGGAACATCTGGTTGGAGCAGAATAACAGAGTTTTTCAGCAGGTAGAGACAAATGTTGAAGGATTAAAGATCATGTCCTTCTTGAGTTACAAGGAATGGTGTGGAGTCGATCCGTTtggttgttga